TCCGCCACCATTGACGCGCGGGTCTTCGGCTTGCCCGCATCGGCCTTCTCGCGCGCCGCGAAGTCGAACTTCTCGCCCTTCGCCACCGCGGTGGTCATCTCCAGGCCAATCGTCACGTGGCGCAGTTCGTCGAGCACGCTGCGTGAGTCGGGATGCGGCTTCCATCCGAGCTTGTCGTCGGGGAACTGCGTGTCTTTCGCCATCGTCAGGATCTTGTTGTGCACGTTCTTCCACGAGTTCACGATCGTGGACTCGTAG
This genomic stretch from Vicinamibacterales bacterium harbors:
- a CDS encoding DinB family protein — translated: YESTIVNSWKNVHNKILTMAKDTQFPDDKLGWKPHPDSRSVLDELRHVTIGLEMTTAVAKGEKFDFAAREKADAGKPKTRASMVAEMEAAIAASFPVVEAKQSPSLIGWLEHQGEHYGKLVTAYRVNGIVPPVSRPK